The following proteins are encoded in a genomic region of Nocardioides renjunii:
- a CDS encoding cell division protein FtsQ/DivIB translates to MEPEERTARRTRRRFARRQWARRWLSLRKVLALLVVLALLGTSIYLVLFSTVLQVKKVQVVGNDLLSDARVREIADVPLGDQLALVDLARADSRVGSLAEVRSVDVTRTWPDAVRIEVVERTAVAVVEIAGRLRGLDAEGVVFRQYDAAPKGMPRIRPGGAAGTDALKEAATVVSALPQDLVTRVDHVEVATVDQITLVLRDRRRVLWGSAEESGLKAQVIDRLLAAEQAQVYDVSVPGNPTVR, encoded by the coding sequence GTGGAGCCGGAGGAGCGCACCGCGAGGCGCACGCGGCGGCGCTTCGCGCGCCGGCAGTGGGCACGACGCTGGCTCTCGCTGCGCAAAGTCCTGGCCCTGCTCGTGGTGCTCGCGCTGCTCGGGACCTCGATCTACCTCGTCCTCTTCTCCACCGTCCTGCAGGTCAAGAAGGTGCAGGTCGTCGGCAACGACCTCCTCAGCGACGCGCGCGTGCGCGAGATCGCCGACGTCCCGCTCGGCGACCAGCTGGCCCTCGTGGACCTCGCGCGCGCGGACAGCCGCGTCGGCTCCCTCGCCGAGGTCAGGTCCGTCGACGTCACGCGCACCTGGCCCGACGCCGTCCGCATCGAGGTGGTCGAGCGCACGGCGGTCGCCGTCGTGGAGATCGCCGGTCGGCTGCGCGGCCTCGACGCCGAGGGCGTCGTCTTCCGCCAGTACGACGCCGCGCCCAAGGGCATGCCGCGCATTCGGCCCGGCGGAGCCGCGGGCACCGACGCGCTGAAGGAGGCCGCCACCGTCGTGTCGGCCCTCCCGCAGGACCTCGTCACCCGCGTCGATCACGTCGAGGTGGCGACCGTCGACCAGATCACCCTGGTCCTCCGCGACCGGCGCCGGGTGCTGTGGGGGAGCGCCGAGGAGTCCGGACTCAAGGCCCAGGTCATCGACCGGCTCCTCGCCGCCGAGCAGGCGCAGGTCTACGACGTGAGCGTCCCGGGGAACCCGACGGTCCGCTGA
- the murC gene encoding UDP-N-acetylmuramate--L-alanine ligase, which produces MRIPVPDEILPAAELGRVHCVGIGGAGISAIARIMARHGITVTGSDDHDTPFLPALRELGVTCHLGYDAAHVGDADTLVVTTAARDDNPEVVEARRRGLRVLPRSAGLAAVMAGSRVLAVAGTHGKTTTTGLLTSALLAAGVDPSYAVGGVLTATGRNADSGADDLFVAEADESDGAFLVYRPHAAIVTNVEADHLDNWGTEEAYHRAFEEFADTVDRSGFLVCVLDDAGAAELARQARTQGLEVITVGESADADLRIHDLALDGSTSTCRVSRAGTDLGVLRLRIPGRHYVLDAAAALAMGLRLGLPFDALVDGLGGFTGTGRRMELKGEAAGVRVYDSYAHHPVEIRGDLEAARALAGEGRVVAAFQPHLVSRTRIFGEAMGVALGAADEVVVLDVYVAREDADPEVTGLLVADAVPLPAQHVTYVDGLGAAAQVLAERSRPGDLVITLGAGDITGVGPRVLDLLGGA; this is translated from the coding sequence GTGAGGATCCCGGTTCCCGACGAGATCCTCCCGGCCGCCGAGCTAGGTCGCGTCCACTGCGTCGGCATCGGTGGCGCAGGGATCTCCGCGATCGCCCGCATCATGGCCCGCCATGGGATCACGGTCACGGGCAGCGACGACCACGACACCCCGTTCCTGCCGGCGCTGCGCGAGCTCGGCGTCACCTGCCACCTCGGCTACGACGCCGCCCACGTCGGCGACGCCGACACGCTCGTGGTCACGACCGCCGCCCGCGACGACAACCCCGAGGTCGTGGAGGCCCGCCGGCGGGGGCTGCGCGTGCTGCCGCGGTCCGCCGGCCTCGCCGCGGTGATGGCCGGCTCCCGCGTCCTCGCCGTGGCCGGCACGCACGGCAAGACGACGACCACCGGGTTGCTGACCTCGGCGCTGCTCGCGGCCGGCGTCGACCCGTCGTACGCCGTGGGCGGTGTGCTGACCGCCACCGGACGCAACGCCGACTCCGGCGCCGACGACCTCTTCGTCGCCGAGGCCGACGAGAGCGACGGCGCGTTCCTGGTCTACCGCCCCCACGCCGCGATCGTCACCAACGTCGAGGCCGACCACCTCGACAACTGGGGCACCGAGGAGGCCTACCACCGGGCCTTCGAGGAGTTCGCCGACACCGTCGACCGATCGGGCTTCCTCGTCTGCGTCCTCGACGACGCCGGCGCTGCCGAGCTCGCCCGGCAGGCCCGGACGCAGGGCCTCGAGGTGATCACCGTGGGGGAGTCCGCCGACGCCGACCTGCGCATCCACGACCTGGCCCTCGACGGCTCCACCTCCACCTGCCGGGTCTCCCGGGCCGGCACCGACCTCGGTGTGCTGCGGCTCCGGATCCCCGGGCGGCACTACGTCCTCGACGCCGCCGCGGCCCTCGCCATGGGCCTGCGTCTCGGCCTGCCCTTCGACGCGCTGGTCGACGGGCTCGGCGGGTTCACCGGCACCGGGCGCCGGATGGAGCTCAAGGGCGAGGCAGCGGGCGTGCGCGTCTACGACTCCTACGCCCACCACCCCGTCGAGATCCGCGGCGACCTCGAGGCCGCTCGAGCCCTCGCCGGGGAGGGCCGTGTGGTCGCCGCGTTCCAGCCGCACCTGGTCTCGCGCACCCGCATCTTCGGCGAGGCGATGGGCGTCGCGCTCGGTGCCGCCGACGAGGTCGTCGTCCTCGACGTCTACGTCGCGCGCGAGGACGCCGACCCGGAGGTCACCGGGCTCCTCGTCGCGGACGCCGTACCCCTGCCCGCGCAGCACGTCACCTACGTCGACGGCCTCGGCGCGGCCGCGCAGGTGCTCGCCGAGCGGTCCCGGCCCGGCGACCTGGTCATCACCCTCGGCGCGGGCGACATCACGGGGGTCGGACCCCGGGTGCTCGACCTGCTCGGCGGTGCCTGA
- the murG gene encoding undecaprenyldiphospho-muramoylpentapeptide beta-N-acetylglucosaminyltransferase, producing MRVLLAGGGSAGHTSPLLATADALRRLDPATEVTCLGTREGLEARLVPEAGLPLEVVPRVPLPRRPGPDLLRTPARLRAARAAAIAIVDRVRPDVVVGFGGYVSVPAYLAARKRGLPIVVHEGNAIAGVANRLGARMTTHVATSFPGTALPHAVCTGLPIRRLISTMDRAALREEALAAFGLRADLPTLLVTGGSQGAARINAAASGAAPALAAAGVQVLHIVGPKHELTVEQGDVPYVVLNYVDRMDLAYAAADAVLCRSGSNTVTEVSGVGLPAVYVPLPIGNGEQSLNARPVVDAGGGLLVADEALTPEWVAASVPGLLTDAERLATMGSAARGVIPLDADEKLARMVLDAGASRARSGS from the coding sequence ATGCGCGTCCTTCTCGCCGGCGGCGGCTCCGCCGGCCACACCTCGCCCCTGCTCGCCACCGCCGACGCCCTGCGCCGGCTGGACCCCGCCACCGAGGTGACCTGCCTCGGCACCCGCGAGGGGCTCGAGGCGCGCCTGGTCCCGGAGGCGGGGCTGCCGCTCGAGGTCGTCCCGCGGGTGCCGCTGCCGCGCCGCCCCGGCCCCGACCTGCTGCGTACGCCGGCGCGGTTGCGCGCCGCCCGCGCCGCCGCCATCGCGATCGTCGACCGGGTGCGCCCCGACGTCGTCGTCGGCTTCGGGGGCTACGTCTCCGTGCCGGCCTACCTGGCGGCTCGCAAGCGCGGCCTGCCGATCGTCGTCCACGAGGGCAACGCGATCGCCGGCGTGGCCAACCGGCTGGGCGCCCGGATGACCACCCACGTCGCCACCAGCTTCCCCGGCACCGCCCTGCCGCACGCCGTGTGCACCGGGCTGCCGATCCGCCGGCTCATCTCCACGATGGACCGGGCCGCCTTGCGCGAGGAGGCCCTCGCCGCCTTCGGGCTGCGCGCCGACCTGCCCACCCTGCTGGTGACCGGTGGCTCCCAGGGAGCTGCCCGGATCAACGCCGCCGCCTCCGGTGCCGCTCCCGCCCTCGCGGCGGCCGGGGTGCAGGTGCTCCACATCGTCGGCCCCAAGCACGAGCTCACCGTGGAGCAGGGCGACGTCCCCTACGTCGTGCTCAACTACGTCGACCGCATGGACCTGGCCTATGCCGCCGCCGACGCGGTGCTGTGCCGCTCCGGCAGCAACACCGTCACGGAGGTCTCCGGGGTGGGCCTGCCCGCCGTCTACGTCCCGCTCCCGATCGGCAACGGCGAGCAGTCGCTCAACGCCCGTCCGGTGGTCGACGCCGGAGGCGGCCTGCTCGTGGCCGACGAGGCGCTGACCCCGGAGTGGGTCGCCGCCAGCGTGCCCGGGCTGCTCACCGACGCCGAGCGGCTCGCCACCATGGGGTCGGCCGCCAGGGGCGTGATCCCGCTCGACGCCGACGAGAAGCTGGCCCGGATGGTCCTCGACGCCGGCGCGTCCCGCGCGAGGAGCGGCTCGTGA